One window from the genome of Amycolatopsis sp. NBC_01480 encodes:
- a CDS encoding SsgA family sporulation/cell division regulator — MRNDHVTLRSTAVFDLLAPRTPAVPVKVELRYDTRDPYAVVAAFRTGRAGWVEWVYARDLLADGLLADAGDGDVRIRPSVEDPESVLIELNSPSGHAMFEASAQELADFLDRTYDVVLPGNEHLWVDVDDALTHLIPNDLA, encoded by the coding sequence ATGCGCAACGATCACGTGACGCTCCGCTCGACGGCGGTCTTCGACCTGCTGGCGCCGCGAACCCCAGCGGTTCCGGTGAAGGTCGAGCTGCGCTACGACACTCGCGACCCGTACGCGGTCGTCGCCGCCTTCCGCACCGGCCGCGCCGGCTGGGTCGAATGGGTCTACGCCCGCGACCTCCTCGCGGACGGCCTCCTGGCCGACGCCGGCGACGGGGACGTGCGCATCCGCCCCTCGGTCGAAGACCCCGAGTCCGTCCTCATCGAACTCAACTCCCCCTCCGGGCACGCCATGTTCGAAGCGTCGGCCCAGGAGCTGGCCGACTTCCTCGACCGCACGTACGACGTCGTCCTCCCGGGCAACGAACACCTGTGGGTCGACGTCGACGACGCCCTAACCCACCTCATCCCGAACGATCTCGCCTGA
- a CDS encoding DUF3500 domain-containing protein, which translates to MDDEDEKARYRGFGPVLGLPIRNARVDLSALPPEFRELFPPVVERAREPLVGITTDGQVVPDLFAIQDTGWNPGPAVKAATAFLDCLTPAQREKVQFAVDADEWRMWINAFPSWEPHGLRLEDLEPVLRDRALEILQESLSATGFSDARTAMKLNAALGELVGGYPDTLTEYSYSIALFGTPSTTQPWGWQLWGHHLDVHCFILGRQMVLTPTFIGAEPAEADRGVHKGLRLFDEQRTAGLDLLRSLRPAQASQAVLHSSMRVQDLPADLADPLNGRHRGGAAQDNRVIPYAGLPAGGLTIPQRNSLLRLVNTYAQRLPDGPAAAFMQSIEQHLDETHLAWIGGTGDNDAFYYRVHSPVVLIEYDCQPGVFLDNDQAEPFHVHTIVRTPNGGDYGRDLLRRHLAQHHPQHHLGR; encoded by the coding sequence ATGGACGATGAAGACGAAAAGGCGCGCTACCGGGGATTCGGTCCTGTGCTCGGGCTGCCGATCCGGAACGCGCGGGTGGACCTCTCGGCGTTGCCGCCGGAGTTCCGGGAGCTGTTCCCGCCCGTGGTCGAGCGGGCCAGGGAGCCGCTGGTCGGCATCACCACGGACGGGCAAGTCGTGCCCGATCTGTTCGCCATCCAGGACACCGGGTGGAATCCCGGCCCCGCAGTCAAAGCGGCCACCGCCTTCCTCGACTGCCTCACCCCCGCCCAGCGCGAAAAGGTCCAGTTCGCCGTCGACGCCGACGAGTGGCGGATGTGGATCAACGCCTTCCCGAGCTGGGAGCCGCACGGCCTGCGCCTGGAGGATCTCGAGCCCGTGCTCCGCGATCGTGCCCTCGAGATCCTCCAGGAGTCCTTGTCCGCCACCGGTTTCTCCGACGCCCGGACGGCGATGAAGCTCAACGCGGCGCTCGGCGAACTGGTCGGCGGATACCCCGACACCCTCACTGAATACTCCTATTCCATCGCGCTGTTCGGCACCCCGTCGACCACCCAGCCGTGGGGGTGGCAGCTGTGGGGCCACCACCTCGACGTGCACTGCTTCATCCTCGGCCGGCAGATGGTCCTCACCCCGACCTTCATCGGCGCCGAGCCCGCCGAAGCCGACCGCGGCGTCCACAAGGGACTGCGCCTGTTCGACGAGCAACGGACCGCCGGCCTCGACCTGCTGCGCAGTTTGCGCCCCGCGCAGGCAAGCCAGGCCGTTCTCCACTCTTCGATGCGGGTGCAGGACCTGCCCGCCGACCTCGCCGACCCCCTCAACGGCCGGCACCGGGGCGGCGCTGCGCAGGACAACCGCGTCATCCCGTACGCGGGACTGCCGGCCGGCGGACTCACTATCCCGCAACGAAACTCCCTGCTGCGCCTGGTGAACACCTACGCCCAGCGGCTCCCGGACGGCCCCGCCGCCGCGTTCATGCAAAGCATCGAACAGCACCTCGACGAAACCCACCTCGCCTGGATCGGCGGCACCGGCGACAACGACGCCTTCTACTACCGCGTCCACAGCCCCGTCGTCCTGATCGAATACGACTGCCAGCCCGGCGTCTTCCTGGACAACGACCAGGCCGAACCGTTTCACGTCCACACCATCGTCCGCACCCCCAACGGCGGCGACTACGGCCGCGACCTGCTGCGCCGGCACCTTGCCCAGCATCATCCGCAGCACCACCTCGGACGCTGA
- a CDS encoding NAD(P)-dependent oxidoreductase — MSRITVIGGTGYAGSALVAEAASRGHQVTALSRSLPDAPLPDVTYLQGDATDEATLAAAVKGADVVVAALAPRGSLAGPFRDVYRTVARLADTAGARLFVVGGASSLRPAPGADRFVTDLSQVPEALRDGIRTDAAVIIEDLPATPATLDWVYVSPARSFGAHAPGERLGRYRLGDDVSVAPEDGGAISAADYALGLVDLIEKGEHHRAHVNLSH; from the coding sequence GTGTCTCGTATTACCGTCATCGGCGGCACCGGTTATGCAGGCTCGGCCCTCGTCGCGGAGGCCGCCTCGCGCGGTCACCAGGTCACCGCGCTGAGCCGCTCGCTGCCCGACGCGCCGCTCCCGGACGTGACCTATCTCCAAGGCGACGCCACCGACGAAGCGACGCTCGCGGCAGCCGTCAAGGGCGCGGACGTCGTGGTGGCCGCACTCGCCCCGCGCGGCTCGCTGGCCGGCCCGTTCCGCGATGTCTACCGCACCGTCGCGCGCCTGGCCGACACCGCGGGCGCCCGCCTGTTCGTCGTCGGTGGCGCCTCGTCGCTGCGCCCCGCACCCGGTGCGGACCGCTTCGTCACCGACCTCAGCCAGGTCCCCGAAGCGCTCCGCGACGGGATCCGCACCGACGCGGCAGTGATCATCGAGGACCTCCCGGCCACGCCCGCGACGCTCGATTGGGTCTATGTCAGCCCGGCGCGCAGTTTCGGCGCGCACGCGCCCGGCGAACGGCTCGGCCGTTACCGCCTCGGCGACGACGTCTCGGTCGCCCCCGAGGACGGCGGCGCGATCTCCGCCGCGGACTACGCCCTCGGGCTCGTCGACCTGATCGAAAAGGGTGAGCACCACCGGGCCCACGTCAACCTCAGCCACTGA